A region of uncultured Draconibacterium sp. DNA encodes the following proteins:
- a CDS encoding RNA methyltransferase has protein sequence MDNKLLEYLLSYLTPQRQELFEKVINKRTRHLTVVLEDIFQKQNASAVLRTCDCFGIQDVHIIEDRNEFQVNREIAMGASKWLSLHKYNSKEHNALDAIQTLKKKGYRIVATTPHNNDLELQDFDIAKGKTALVFGSELPGITETIMQEADEFLKIPMYGFTESFNISVSAAIILHHLTMKMRDSKDLNWQLSPAEKNELKMEWIRSTIKRSELIEKRFWEENKKK, from the coding sequence ATGGACAACAAACTTCTTGAATACCTTTTAAGCTACCTTACACCACAACGACAGGAACTTTTTGAAAAAGTAATAAATAAGCGTACCAGACACCTTACTGTTGTTTTGGAAGACATTTTTCAGAAACAAAATGCAAGTGCAGTTTTGCGCACCTGCGATTGTTTTGGTATTCAGGATGTACATATTATAGAAGACCGCAACGAATTTCAGGTTAACCGCGAAATTGCCATGGGAGCCTCAAAATGGTTGTCGTTACATAAATACAATAGCAAAGAACACAACGCTCTTGATGCAATACAAACCTTAAAAAAGAAAGGTTACCGGATTGTGGCCACCACTCCGCACAATAACGACCTCGAATTACAGGATTTTGATATCGCCAAAGGAAAAACGGCGTTGGTATTCGGATCGGAATTACCGGGGATAACAGAAACAATTATGCAGGAAGCCGATGAATTTCTAAAAATTCCGATGTATGGTTTTACCGAAAGCTTTAATATTTCTGTTTCTGCAGCAATCATATTGCACCATCTTACAATGAAAATGCGAGATAGTAAAGACCTGAACTGGCAATTAAGTCCTGCGGAAAAGAACGAGCTGAAAATGGAATGGATACGAAGCACCATTAAACGAAGCGAGCTGATCGAG
- a CDS encoding HU family DNA-binding protein — translation MNKAQLLDAMAEKAGLSKADAKKALDAFVGATTDALKAGDRVALIGFGSFSVSERGARTGRNPQTGKEITIPAKKVVKFKAGAELADAVS, via the coding sequence ATGAACAAAGCTCAATTACTTGATGCGATGGCCGAAAAAGCTGGCCTTTCTAAAGCTGATGCTAAAAAAGCTCTTGATGCATTTGTAGGTGCTACTACAGACGCTCTTAAAGCTGGAGACCGTGTTGCACTTATTGGATTCGGCTCTTTCTCTGTTTCAGAACGTGGTGCCAGAACTGGTAGAAATCCTCAAACAGGAAAAGAAATTACAATTCCAGCAAAAAAAGTTGTTAAATTTAAAGCTGGTGCTGAATTAGCAGACGCTGTATCGTAA